Proteins encoded together in one Oncorhynchus mykiss isolate Arlee chromosome 7, USDA_OmykA_1.1, whole genome shotgun sequence window:
- the LOC110528846 gene encoding carboxy-terminal domain RNA polymerase II polypeptide A small phosphatase 1, with the protein MDHQSSIITQISRDEEANREKGPPPSSSKKPRSRGLFHSLFCCLCRDQAEPPPVNNNAPLLVEENGTVSKVQVRPLLPQAKSKDAGKICVVIDLDETLVHSSFKPVNNADFIIPVEIDGTVHQVYVLKRPHVDEFLKRMGELFECILFTASLAKYADPVSDLLDKWGAFRGRLFRESCVFHRGNYVKDLSRLGRDLNKVIIIDNSPASYVFHPDNAVPVASWFDDMADTELLDLIPFFEGLSKVEDVYTVLRQQRDSS; encoded by the exons ATGGACCACCAGTCCTCAATAATCACGCAAATTAGTCGAGATGAAGAGGCGAATAGAGAGAAGG GTCCCCCACCCTCGTCGTCTAAGAAGCCCAGGAGTCGAGGCCTGTTCCACAGCCTCTTCTGCTGCCTATGTCGTGACCAGGCTGAGCCCCCGCCGGTCAACAACAACGCCCCGCTACTGGTGGAGGAGAACGGAACTGTCTCCAAG GTCCAGGTCAGACCGCTGCTTCCTCAGGCCAAGTCAAAAGACGCAGGAAAGATCTGTGTTGTCATAGACCTGGATGAAACACTGGTCCACAGCTCCTTCAAG CCGGTGAACAATGCTGATTTTATCATTCCCGTAGAGATCGATGGAACTGTTCATCAG GTATATGTGTTGAAGCGACCTCACGTGGATGAGTTCCTTAAGAGGATGGGAGAGCTGTTTGAATGTATTCTGTTCACAGCTAGCCTGGCTAAG TATGCTGACCCAGTGTCAGACCTGCTGGATAAGTGGGGCGCGTTTCGCGGCCGTCTGTTCCGTGAGTCGTGTGTGTTCCACCGGGGGAACTATGTAAAGGACCTGAGTCGTCTGGGCAGGGACCTGAACAAGGTCATCATCATAGACAACTCCCCAGCCTCCTACGTCTTCCACCCAGACAACGCT GTGCCTGTGGCGTCGTGGTTCGATGACATGGCCGACACCGAGCTCCTGGATCTAATCCCCTTCTTCGAAGGGCTCAGTAAAGTGGAGGATGTCTACACGGTGCTCAGGCAACAGAGGGACTCCAGCTAG